The proteins below come from a single Dehalococcoidia bacterium genomic window:
- a CDS encoding type IV pilus twitching motility protein PilT, producing the protein MDIRELLTEAIKKRASDLHITANNPPVLRIDGELVPQVDHPVVSTDDLEKMLTSITNEEQQKRFENELELDFAYNLEDLGRFRANACLQRGRISLCFRLLQVRVPDIEELNLPEICKDLALRERGLIIVSGPTGSGKSTTLAAIIKYINNLKKRRIITIEDPIEFIHENKNCFITQRELGTDTLSFGTALKHALRQDPDVIMVGEMRDLETISIALTAAETGHLILATLHTPSAPQTIDRIIDIFPPYQQPQVRVQLSTTLEGVLYQSLIPKVGNAGRIPAVEVMIATDAIKNLIREGKTAHMWNVMQTGANFGMQTLDQALMNMLSNRVINFEEAISHCRDADTFRKSLGRPLK; encoded by the coding sequence ATGGATATCCGCGAACTTCTTACAGAAGCCATTAAAAAAAGAGCTTCGGACCTACATATCACAGCAAACAATCCTCCTGTTTTACGCATAGACGGTGAACTGGTGCCGCAGGTCGATCACCCCGTTGTCTCTACAGACGACCTGGAAAAAATGCTAACCAGCATCACCAACGAGGAACAGCAAAAGAGATTCGAAAACGAGCTTGAACTTGACTTTGCCTACAACCTTGAGGATTTAGGAAGATTTCGCGCCAACGCGTGTCTGCAAAGAGGACGTATCAGCCTATGCTTCCGATTGCTTCAGGTCAGGGTCCCTGATATAGAAGAGTTGAACCTCCCTGAAATTTGTAAAGACCTGGCCCTCAGAGAACGCGGTCTTATAATAGTAAGCGGCCCAACTGGAAGCGGTAAATCTACCACGCTTGCTGCGATAATCAAATACATAAATAACTTGAAGAAACGGCGGATAATCACCATTGAAGACCCCATAGAATTCATTCATGAAAACAAGAACTGCTTCATTACACAGCGAGAATTAGGCACCGATACACTGTCATTCGGCACCGCCTTAAAACACGCCCTGCGCCAGGACCCCGATGTGATAATGGTCGGCGAAATGAGAGATCTGGAAACGATAAGTATCGCGCTGACCGCTGCGGAAACCGGCCACCTTATACTGGCAACCCTTCACACGCCGAGCGCCCCGCAGACCATCGACAGGATTATCGACATCTTCCCTCCATATCAGCAGCCGCAGGTAAGAGTACAGCTCTCCACCACTCTGGAAGGTGTATTGTATCAATCATTAATACCGAAAGTCGGGAACGCGGGACGAATACCGGCGGTAGAGGTTATGATAGCCACGGATGCCATTAAGAACCTCATCAGGGAAGGCAAGACCGCTCACATGTGGAATGTCATGCAGACAGGCGCTAATTTTGGAATGCAGACACTGGATCAGGCGCTGATGAACATGTTAAGCAACCGCGTAATCAATTTTGAGGAAGCCATCAGTCACTGCCGCGACGCTGACACATTCAGGAAATCCCTGGGCCGGCCGCTCAAGTAA